The following coding sequences lie in one Vicia villosa cultivar HV-30 ecotype Madison, WI unplaced genomic scaffold, Vvil1.0 ctg.000368F_1_1, whole genome shotgun sequence genomic window:
- the LOC131627562 gene encoding uncharacterized protein LOC131627562: protein MGIVIDSHFLALTAIITIVYQLLFFIVIALLKFDKVTDFAGSTNFVIVAVLTLVLKGSWHFRQIILTLFVVLWGLRLGFFLLLRILQWGEDRRFDEMRSNLGRLAVFWIFQAVWVWAVSLPVSG, encoded by the exons ATGGGCATTGTTATTGACTCTCATTTCTTAGCCCTCACAGCCATTATCACC ATTGTTTATCAGCTTCTGTTTTTCATTGTCATTGCACTTCTCAAATTCGATAAGGTCACTGATTTTGCAG GAAGTACCAATTTCGTTATTGTCGCTGTATTAACCTTAGTACTCAAAGGTTCATGGCATTTTCGCCAG ATAATCCTCACTCTCTTTGTTGTATTATGGGGTCTTCGCCTTGGTTTTTTTCTCTTACTCAG GATTTTACAGTGGGGAGAGGATCGCCGTTTTGATGAAATGCGTAGTAATTTGGGGAGATTGGCTGTGTTTTGGATATTTCAg GCTGTTTGGGTTTGGGCTGTGAGTTTACCTGTTTCAGGTTAG